CGCGTGCGCAGAGAACGCGTAAACTGTTTGCGCCCCGCTGGCCGTCACGTAGCGTATTAGGTCGCTGAAGCCGGCATGGCTTGACAGGGGAATCCCATATCCCACCGCCCAGCCTGTGCACTGAACAGCCACGCTACTAACGTGATGTCTCGAGAGCGAAATCACTGCTATCGAACGCTCAGGTGGCATCGAGGGATGTATGATGTAGTTACCGAGATACTCGCCGTACTTCTCGTACAACCTGTTGTGATTACCGATGCTCTTCTCAACGAAGGGGTCAAGTTTTGCTGCCAGCGATAAAAGCGCGGTCAGCTCTTGCCCCGTTCCAAGAGGACGAGAGGCGAGATGCAGACCAACCCCCTTTTCCGCTGCCTCTCTGGCTAGCCTCAGAACCTGCCTATAGATTTCGCTGCGCGGCGGAAATACGTACTTTGGATGACCATAGGTTGCGTCGATAATCAAGATGTCGGCCTTTAGTATAGGTGCAGGGCGAAGGATGATCCTCTGCTCAATATTGAAGTCTCCAGTGTAGACTACGCGCTCCCCCGCGTCGATCATCAGCTGCAAGCTGCCCAGCACGTGCCCTGCGTCAAAGACCTCCAGCCTCGTGCCAGCGACTTCCACTGTGGAGCCTGGCTCAACCGGTATGACGTTGTTAAGCCTACCACGAGGGTCAATCAGCTCCATCGTTGCCCTGCTCATCACCTTCGGGACTCGGCTTAAGACTCGAAGGGGTCTTATCCTGTAGTGGTCGCTATGGGCGTGCGATACGAAGATAACGTCAGGCTTCTCACGGGGTAAAGAAGTTGGATCTACTAGAATCCTACGACCTTTTAACTCTATTACGATGCCGCCGTCCCTGTAGACGCTGACGCTCATTCAAGGCCTGAAGACGTACGTTCCAGCTTGTTCTTCAAGTTTTCCAGCCCGTATGAGCCGGCTGATGGCTAACCTGTAGTACGCTTCGCCCACGTCAATGCCGTACCACTCCTTGAACTCCTTGACTAGCTCGTCGTACGTCCATGTGACCTTCCCCTCCTTCGCCCTCTCCGCCAGTATCTTCTCGAAGAAGTTCGTCGTATCCTCGGCCCTCGTCCAGGGGTATTGGTACCAGATCCACTCTTTGACGTCCTCCACGTAGAAGTCTGGCTTGATTTTAGCCACGGGGGAGATCCATTGCATAGCCGCTACCTTCAGCTCTAGAGGCTTCCACCGAGATTGTATGAACTCCCGCGCCACGATAACGGAGTCTCCTGTATCGACTATGTCGTCCACGAGTAGCACGCGCTTACCTGTTAGATCGATATCGTAGGGGTACTTGACATGCGCAACAGCCGTGATCTCTGCTGCCTTCCCCCAGTGAAGCACTTGTATGCTCACCAGGTCGTGGACATCGAGAAAGTCGCAGAGGAGCCTTGCGGGGACGTAACCCCCCCTCGCGATGGATACCACTAAGTCGGGCTTGAAGCCAGAGCTCTCGACGATCTCGGCCAGACGCCTACACCACTCAACAACCTCTTCCCATTTTACCAACTTTGTGTTAACTTTAACCATGTTCCCCCGTACACCTGTTACGTGATGCATTAAAAAGGTTAACACGGTTACCTCCGAGATGTCCCTGAGCGAAAGGGATGTTGAAGGCGTATACGTTAGGCTGCTGCCGAGCGAGGTAGCTAGCCTCACTGTTGATGAGGAAGGTGCGTATCCAGAGTTTAAATTGAGGGTTGGCACGGCAACCCTGAAGCTGCGTAAGGTTCGCGTAGCGGGAAAGGTCGAAGCCGTCGAGGATAGGGGAAGGCTAGTTGAAGTCATTGTAGGCGATAGCGATGGGCTAGCAAGGGTGAGAGCGTGGAACGAGGAAGCGAAAAAGCTCCTCAATCTAAAGCCCGGCGATTTGATTGAGGTGTTTGGAGTTCTACGCGTATTCCGAGGCGAGGTTTATATAGCTTTGAAACTTTTCAGGAAAATTGATGAAAAACGCTTATCCGAGTACTTAGTTTTACTCAAACGAGATAGACAGGTATTGATTTCACGGGAAAAACGCACCAATACCGAGATGCATGAGCACAAAGACGAGACCTAAGGGGGATGAATGCAGTAGCTACATTCATATAGACCTTCATGGCCGCTTTCAACTGATGAGTGCGGAGCGCAGCAAATCAGCACAGAGCAGTATGGATCTCACAGCCTTCTTCGCACCGCCCTCCAGCGATGATCAGCAGAAGGCTAAGGTTGTGCATCAGATAGAAGGAGTGAGGACGGGCGGGGATCTGGAAGCTGCCATCCGAAGGTTCCTTAAAGAAAAGGGAGGGAGAGCAACGAAAACAGAACTGTACGAATGGGCAAAAAGGAAAAACATCCCTCCGGCCCACCTTTACAGTACGATCACTAGGATGATCGCTGAAGGCAGGTTGACCAGACGGTTCGACGATGGGTCCAAAGAACTGGTTTACGAGTTAAGCAGCAAGTAGCGGAGGAAGGAAAGGATTTAATGCAAGCAAGCACCGAGTTCTCGGAATGAAGAATACCCCTTTACTGACCTGTGAAGAGAAGGAGGTGATCTGACCCCGATGAAGCGTGCGGGAAAGAAACGGGGCAGGAGTGTTAGGAAGCCTTACCCGACCAACAGGGATATTATTGAGGCTCTCACTGATGTTGTGTACGCGAAGCCTTATCTACACCCTGATGACTTCGTCGAAGAGGTTAGGAGGGAGCTCGAGAGTAGGGGTTTCTTCACCGGGCTAGTGAGCGCGCGAAGAGTGTGGAGGTGCTACGAGAGAATGGTTAAGAGCGGTAGGATGCCGGATCTCCTTAACGTAGTTTCAGTCGGCGATGAGGCTCTCGATGGTCCTGAAGAGCTCTCTAGCTAGGCCGGGGTAGTACCCCACCAGCCTTTTGACCTCTCTGCCGTTATTGAAGATTATCAGCGTGGGTATGCTTAGTACGCCGTGCTCTGCGGCTAAGTCGCTGTTCTCATCTACGTTCACTTTCGCTACGGCTATTCGGGATGCGTACTTCCTGGCAACTTCCTCCACGATGGGTTCAACCATTCTGCAAGGGCCGCACCACTCCGCCCAGAAATCGGCGAGCACCACCTTGCACTTGTGGAGGAGCTCGGCGAAGTACTCTCTATCGCACCTTACAACCCCCTTGGGGCATGCGCTTTCCTCCCTCCGCTGAGACTTTCTAATCATTTCCTGCAGCATCTTTTCGATTATTATGTCCTCATCCACAGCCGCCCCGGCTGATTTAGGGTTAAAAACTTTCCATTGTCATTGCAGCGATGGACTGAAATTGGACCGGAGCATTATTACAACGTGATTAAAGTAGGTACGTGCGGGTGGTCGGCGAAGGGGGGGCGTGAAGCGTACTTCGCGCACTTCAGTGTAATCGAGCTGCAGGAGACCTTCTACAAGCTTCCGCTGGAGGAGACCGCGGAGAAGTGGAGGAGTAGAGCTCCACCGGGCTTCGAGTTCGTCGTAAAGGCCTGGCAGGCGATCACGCACCCGCCGTCCTCACCGACCTGGAAGCGGAGTGGTCTGAAAATCCCGAAAGAGCGAGTGGACAGGTACGGCTTCTTCCGCTTAACCGAGGAAACGCTCGATGCGTGGGCGAGAACCCTCCGGATCTGCAGGATTCTAGGCTGCAAAGTCTGCATCTTCCAGACGCCGCCCAGCTTCGGCTACTCTAGCGAGAATGCGGGGAACGTTGAAGCTTTCTTCACGACGATAGATAGAGAGGGCCTACTGCTGGGCTGGGAACCAAGGGGGACGTGGAACGAGCACCCGGATGCTTTGAAGGCGCTTCTGGCCAGGCTGGACGTAACGCACGTTGTAGACCCGTTGAAGCGGGATCCGGTGCACCTGGCCGGTTTCGCATACTTCAGATTGCACGGGCTCGGGGGTGGCGAGGTTAACTACCGCTACAAGTACAAGGACGAGGATCTGAGCAGACTGGTCAGTATCGTTGAGCGCTACCCCGAGAGCTTGACTACCTATGTCCTCTTCAACAACGTCTTCATGTTCGATGATGCAACGCGCTTCAGGGAGCTCGCTAGGGATCGCGGGCTCGTAGTCGTTTGACCGCCGCTACAGGTCGAGGCTGCTCCTGATGTTAA
The nucleotide sequence above comes from Thermofilaceae archaeon. Encoded proteins:
- a CDS encoding MBL fold metallo-hydrolase, with product MSVSVYRDGGIVIELKGRRILVDPTSLPREKPDVIFVSHAHSDHYRIRPLRVLSRVPKVMSRATMELIDPRGRLNNVIPVEPGSTVEVAGTRLEVFDAGHVLGSLQLMIDAGERVVYTGDFNIEQRIILRPAPILKADILIIDATYGHPKYVFPPRSEIYRQVLRLAREAAEKGVGLHLASRPLGTGQELTALLSLAAKLDPFVEKSIGNHNRLYEKYGEYLGNYIIHPSMPPERSIAVISLSRHHVSSVAVQCTGWAVGYGIPLSSHAGFSDLIRYVTASGAQTVYAFSAHAKSFSSILSREIGVTAYPI
- a CDS encoding phosphoribosyltransferase; protein product: MVKVNTKLVKWEEVVEWCRRLAEIVESSGFKPDLVVSIARGGYVPARLLCDFLDVHDLVSIQVLHWGKAAEITAVAHVKYPYDIDLTGKRVLLVDDIVDTGDSVIVAREFIQSRWKPLELKVAAMQWISPVAKIKPDFYVEDVKEWIWYQYPWTRAEDTTNFFEKILAERAKEGKVTWTYDELVKEFKEWYGIDVGEAYYRLAISRLIRAGKLEEQAGTYVFRP
- a CDS encoding OB-fold nucleic acid binding domain-containing protein, translating into MSLSERDVEGVYVRLLPSEVASLTVDEEGAYPEFKLRVGTATLKLRKVRVAGKVEAVEDRGRLVEVIVGDSDGLARVRAWNEEAKKLLNLKPGDLIEVFGVLRVFRGEVYIALKLFRKIDEKRLSEYLVLLKRDRQVLISREKRTNTEMHEHKDET
- the trxA gene encoding thioredoxin, which codes for MDEDIIIEKMLQEMIRKSQRREESACPKGVVRCDREYFAELLHKCKVVLADFWAEWCGPCRMVEPIVEEVARKYASRIAVAKVNVDENSDLAAEHGVLSIPTLIIFNNGREVKRLVGYYPGLARELFRTIESLIAD
- a CDS encoding DUF72 domain-containing protein — encoded protein: MIKVGTCGWSAKGGREAYFAHFSVIELQETFYKLPLEETAEKWRSRAPPGFEFVVKAWQAITHPPSSPTWKRSGLKIPKERVDRYGFFRLTEETLDAWARTLRICRILGCKVCIFQTPPSFGYSSENAGNVEAFFTTIDREGLLLGWEPRGTWNEHPDALKALLARLDVTHVVDPLKRDPVHLAGFAYFRLHGLGGGEVNYRYKYKDEDLSRLVSIVERYPESLTTYVLFNNVFMFDDATRFRELARDRGLVVV